In Candidatus Bathyarchaeota archaeon, the genomic window GTTCGGTAGCTCCAGCGAAAATTTTGCCTCGAAAGACCTGTCGGAATGTCCCCCAATCCTCGAAGCTAAATTATACGTGGATTTAAAGAGGGGGATAAGATCCGTATTGATGGGGATCTAGGAGAACTCATGATATGCGATCCCGAATACACAATGATCTTCTACTACCTCAGCTATAGCCAAGGGCCGCTGAAGTCAAGGATAATCGAAGTCGAAAAGGATGGAGAGTACACCATACAGCTCAGATGGCGGCGTCCAAACAACCTTTATGAGATAATTGAACATAACCAGCATCGCATATTCGCCACTCCATATAGAGAGGTTCCCGTCGAAAATATAATTACTCAAACCAAAACGTTCTATTCAACCGCTATGCTGATCAACGTTAAGACTTTAACCTCATATTCAGCTATTACCTTGACGGAGAAGGCCCCGTTATCCCATAGGTACGGCTGGCTTCCATACCTTCTGTCCTCGTTGATGATTGGATCC contains:
- a CDS encoding zinc ribbon domain-containing protein codes for the protein MICDPEYTMIFYYLSYSQGPLKSRIIEVEKDGEYTIQLRWRRPNNLYEIIEHNQHRIFATPYREVPVENIITQTKTFYSTAMLINVKTLTSYSAITLTEKAPLSHRYGWLPYLLSSLMIGSVAGLAIPFILESRSKRRPKAAVAMPGVKLCPSCGVENPLDAEYCMECGVRLQP